CCGCTTTTTCATGCTCGAACATCACCAGAAAATACGAGATAATCGACATAAGCTCCCAAAAAACCAGAAAAGTAAACACATTGCCTGCCAAGACAACGGCAGCCATTGAAAAAATAAATCCTTGCAATCCTGCAGAAAGCAATACAATTGACTTTCCCTCTTCAAATTCCTTAGAGTATCCGATCCCGTAAACGGTTGCAAGCAGTCCGATCAGAGCGATTAGGAAAAGAAAAAGTGCCGAAAAAGCATCCATCCTGAAATCTAGCGATGCAAATGGCAGATACCCTTTGACGTGCAAGAGTCGGATCGACCCGTTTGACCACCCCTCCATCGCTCCGACAAGCAAAAATCCGGATGAAACGCAAGCAAAACCATTTCCAATCCGAACACCCCATTTGGAAAACCGTTGCAAAACAACGGTAATAAGAACTCCAAACAAAAGCATTCCTAAAGGGAGAAGGATCAGATACGAGACAGAATTGTCCAAACGGAAACACCTCTTATAATCATATTAGGATTTTATAATATATATATACTACAATATATTCATATTAAATTTCAATACTCGTTTTAATCACCCTTCCATAAAACAACCACTTTCACCTATTTAGGCAAATGTTAGAATTTTTCAAAAAAAGATATTCGTTTAGTACATGCAGGATATGCGATACGTATACATATAGCACAACTGTCAACCGAGGTGAAATAACTCGGAAAGCAATCCGCCTAATTCATGCACAAACGTCTCAAAGAGAAACAGATTCATCAAAGAGAAACCGATTCAAATGATCGAAACAGTTAGGGAATGATGAAAAATGTCTGATTTGACAGTATTTCTAACGGTCATTACGTTTTTAATAACCATACTCTTTATTTTTTGGCGGCCGCGGGGATTGAACGAGGCGATTCCGGCAATGCTTGGGGCGATTGTAGTGATTATGAGCGGCAGCATTACTCGATCGGATTTAGGGGTTATCGTCACTACGGTCGGTGGTGCGGCAACGACAATCGTAGCGACATTCATGATGGCGATTGTATTTGAGAGCTTTGGTTTTTTTCAATGGGTGGTGGATTGGATTTCCCGAAAAGCGAAAGGTTCTGGAATACGATTATTCTGGTATATCAATCTACTCTGTTTTTTCATGACACTGTTTTTTAATAATGATGGAGGCATTTTCATTACTACGCCGATTTTATTGCAGTTGCTAAAACATGTAGGATTAAAACCTCATCAGAAAATTCCATATCTGATCAGCGGAGCTTTAATTACTACTGCGGCAAGCGCACCGATTGGGGTAAGCAATATCGTCAATCTTATTTCGTTAAAAATCGTAGGAATGAGTCTATATATGTACTCTGCCCTATTATTTGTACCGGCCACACTTGGATTGATGCTCTTGGTTCTTCTATTATTTGCATACTATTATCGGGAACTTCCCCATAGATTGCCGATGCAATATCGCCAACCAATTGCAAAGCAACCGATTTCTTACGGCTTGCATTTTCATCATCCGCTGAAATCACCGCCCAAGTTGCCAAAGGAAGAATCGAACATTCCACTATCGAAAAACAAACAAACCAAATGGATCCGCAACTTATTTTCATATGTAGTAGCAGTTCGGCTCAGCTTATTTGTCGCATCCTATTTTGGCATACCCGTACCTTTAACGGCTGTGATTGGATCTGCTTTGCTGCTCGCCTGGAGATGGCTGTACTTCAAGATGCCGCCGGTCGACATCGTAAAAAAAACTCCTTGGCACATTTTTCTATTTGCATTTGGAATGTATGTAATCATCTACGGTCTGCATAAAATCGGACTGACACAATTTTTGACTGATTTTTTGCAGCCATTTGTAACACAAAGTGTATTCCATGCCATTGTCATTATGGGTGTTTTAGTCACCTTTATGTCAGATTTGTTTAACAATCATCCTGCACTCATGATTGGAACACTCGCCTTGACAAACATGGGATTAGATCCGACTTCGTTAAAAATCGCATATGTGGCGAATGTGATTGGAAGCGATATCGGCTCCTTGCTCTTGCCGATCGGAACTTTGGCAACGCTGATTTGGATGCACAAGCTGAATCAGGAACATGTAAAAATCGGATGGCTCCACTATATAAAAATTTCATTTCTGGTCATCCCGATTACCGTATTGTTTACATTGGTTTGTCTGTATTTCTGGGTACGCATCATTTTTTAAATAAACGGATTTGCGTAGAAAGGAACAATAACGATGAGCAATCTGCAAACTCTTCTGGGAAAACTGGTCGATGTAGAGATATCGGGAAACAATTGTTTTCAAGGAATTTTAATCGATTATGGGTTGGATATTCTCACGGTTTATAATAAACGCTTTTTGTATATCCCCATCGTACACATCCAACAGATAAAATTAAGCCAATGGAAAGGAACGGAGTTGGATCCGATCGGCGAGTTGCCAATCAAGGAAGAATCCGAAAAAGAATCCGAAACGATTTCTTTTCGCAAAATATTGAATCATGCCAAAGGGAGCTTTATTGAAATTTATGTGACTGGAAATAAGACATTGCATGGGTATCTGACGAGTATCATGAATGATTACTTTGTTTTCCACTCCCCCGTATATAAAACCGTATACGTTTCCATGAACCATTTAAAATGGCTGATTCCCTACTCTGCCAACGATACACCATACCAACTGAATCATGATACGATACCATTCCATCCTGCCAACGTTTCATTGGCACGCACATTTCGGGACCAGTGCAAGAAAATGGAAGGTAAGCTGGCCGTTTTTGATCTGGGCGACCATCCCAATAAGATTGGACTTTTAAAACAAGTAAATGTTGACAACAACTTGTTGGAATTGGTCGTTGCAAATGGTGAACAAGTACATTGGAATCTGCAGCATTTAAAAACACTGTTTATTCCTTAACGTTAGCAATAAATTAATGACAGCAACAAGTTCCGCCACATGCAATGCTGCATGAAAAAGCCATTTCCTGCGTACTGCTTTTCGGGAATGGCTTTTACTTGGAATTCCTTTCTAATATTCAGAGTTTTTATTAAAAATTCTTTATCTATATTTTTTTTGAAATGTTTTGTTGTCAATGACTAAGGAAGGGTATTTTGCTGAATGATTTTTCGACCAAAACATCGTACTGTCACTGTACATCTGCTTGCCTGGAAAATGCCTGCTTGGAATATATGGATCCGGTTGTTTTTTGATTCGTCTGCGTTTCATTTTGTGTTTGGAACCGAATAAGAGCAACGGAACCATTCCGGAGTTTTCGCAGCTTAATTCGCAATTCTCGTCAAAATATTCGATTCGTTCAAAAGAAGATTTGCTTTCATCATAAGAAGATTTGCTTTCATCATAGACTGTTTTTCGGACGGGAGTATTGTTTCTGTCGTCAGTAGCCAATTCAATGGAATCTCCTTCGCCATTTGCTGAAGTGAATTCCGCACTGCCCGATTTTTCTTTCTTCGCGGTTCCTGAAGTTCCTGAAGTTCCTGAAGTTCCTGAAGTTCCTGAAGGATCTGAAAGTTGAGTCGTCGCAGTTGTTTTGGAAGATGAAGCGATTCTAAAGATGGGAGCGACATTTTTGACTTGCTCTTTGGGAAAGTGGATGATTTCCTTCATATTCAGAATCAGACTGATAGAATTGTCAGTAATGCCATGCAAAACACCCAGTTTTGAATCTTTTCCATGCTCGATTTGCACGAACATCTGGAGCATTGTTGAAAGCAGCTCAAAAAATGTTTCAGGCAGATTCATTTCAGGAATCGGGACAATTTTCGGAAGTTCTGTTATGTTTGTGATAATCGATTTGATTTGTGAATACGGATAATGAATGAGTGTATTATCCTTTGTCAACAGACTCGCATAATCTGACTGCACATTTACAAGAACGCCATTCATCCCTATCTCATCTGTTTGTGCAATTTGAACGACCGTGTTTAAGAATGGTTCTAATAATTGTTTCACATTCTCAACCCTCTTACCATTCTATTTTTCATTGGGGTTTCTTTTGATCGTTATTCCCTTTTACTTGTTCTTGCTTTTTTTCATCCGCTTTCTTATCTTCCTGTTTCTGATACAAGACTGTTACACTTTTGATATGCTGTATCGGCATGTGTACAAAATCTTTCATGGCATGGATCAGGGTAACAGACTCGGAGCCGGCAACGGAGCGTATATCTGTCACTACTCCATCAAGCGCTTCTCCTCCTTGGTTTACACGAACCAACCGGTTTTGCAAATTCGTCAACAGTTCTACAAAGCTTGCCGCTTCAATGATCGGCGGCTGGGGTTCGATCGGTACAGGCGTGTATGGAGGATTAGGATTGTATACGGGTGCAGGAACCTGTGTCATTTGAATTTCTTCCATAATGGGTTCTGCCAATGTTTTCACATGCAGTGTATACACATACGTAATTTCTCCGTTTTCTTTTTCAAGGGTGAGAAAGTCTCCTTGAATTTTGAGCAGCTTCCCCACAATTTTATTCGGTCCTCCGCGCTCAATCTGTACCATTTTCCCAATCGAATTATTTAAAAAACTGAAATCCATTTATAACCCTCCTAGGCGTAAATGTGCATTTTCAATATGGCAATTAGCTGAACTGGATACTACACAGTATTCAGGCGCTTCATATACTTGTGTTAGGTGAATGACCATTTTGCCTAACGAATCCTATGAAAATATTCAATCGCCTAGTTTTGGCAAGTTCTCCCGCAAATAAAGATTGCGCTTGGAAATAAAGGTTAAAATCACATTGACTTCCGAATCAAATGCCCCGATTTGTTTTCCTCGATATGGATCTGATAAAATATACGGACGAAGAGCATCATGCAAGGACTCAATCCTATGTTCGAGACATTTTAAAGTAAAATGTGTTTCCAGAACTTCTTCAAGCAGCTTCCGATATTTATGCCGAAACTCCGGTATATCAAGAATACGGGCAGTAAGTGTATTGTATCCTTCAATCGGCACGTAATCATATTCCATTGGCCTGCCTTTGACATCTCTTCCCCAAGTGGCGTCATAATCCCACGGGATCATTTGAAATTGACCTGCAGCCTTATTTGCATAGAGTGCGTAATTTTGAATAAAGCCATCAAAGTTTTGCGTACATACCACTCCGGTTAACCAGCGCAAATACAGATCCACATCCAGAAACTGCATGATTTCCCTGGCAAAATCCGCACGGGGAATGGTGTTAATGCGATAAATAAATGTACGCAAATACGCATCATCCGTTTCATTTCCAAGCTTTCTGGTATATCCATCCAGCAAGGATTTTTTCACTGCATCATCGTCAGGACTCAGCAATGAAAAGTTTGCATCATCATTGGAAGCATAATAAATGGCTCCTTCCGGCATTCCTCGTTTCTGCAGGAAGCAATCATCGACAGATTCGATCTGCAAATAAAGCCCGAGAATCGAACCGTTCAATTTGAGCAACACATGTTGAGCGGCAGGAGTCAACACACCGATATTTTCAAAAAATTCAAAGGAAAGTTTTGTGCGCATTAAGGATGGATCGTTATACTCCGCATTCCAGTGCATCTCACGGGCGCCAAAAAGCAATGGGGGATTTTTGCATTCCATCCGAAATGATTTTCTCGGCAAATTCCGCGTATAAGCGCCACGATAGGAAATTTCGATTTCCTTTTGTTTCTTCCCGATTTTCCATTTTGCAGGAACCGTTTCATCGCTCCATACATCATTTTTTAAAGTTGCCAAATCTTTGGGATGAATAAACAAGGAATATGTTCGTACATCATCTTTTTCCGGTGCTGACATAAGTCTCACCTCTCCATACATTCCTTTTGTTATGCTATGTCATGCTGTTCGTATGGTTTACACCGGACACTTGCTTATTTTTAAAGGAAATCATGCAAAATCACAGCTTTCGGCATAAAATACTATACCCTTAAACGATGTATATAGAAGGGATAGGAATGGAAAGGTGATAAAACATGAGCGTTTTAACTGAACCTAATATGCAGGAGTTAGTGGAACAGGCGATTGAATCTGGACTTGGCGAATTTTTAATACAAAACCCGGTGGAACTAAAGGGCAAGGGTTCCAAAGGCTCCAAAGGCTCCAAAGGTTCCAAAGGTTCTAAAGGTTCTAAAGGTTCTAAAGGTTCCAAAGGTTCCAAAGGTTCCAAAGGTTCCAAAGGTTTCAAAGGCTCCAAAGGCTCCAAAGGCTCCAAAGGCTCAAAAGCCTCTAAAGGCTCAAAAGGCTCAAAAGGCTCAAAAGGCTCAAAAGGCTCTAAAGGCTCTAAAGGCTCTAAAGGCTCTAAAGGCTCTAAAGGCTCTAAAGGCTCAAAAGGCTCAAAAGGCTCAAAAGGCTCAAAAGGCTCAAAAGGCTCTAAAGGCTCAAAAGGCTCAAAAGGCTCAAAAGGCTCTAAAGGCTCCAAAAGTCATAAAAGTTCTAAGAGTCGCAAGGGTCATTAGGTTGTCAAAAATTAACGATCTCGGTTCGAACAACATGCGAAAAACGGGATTGCACATAGCTTTCCCGTTTTATGAAAACTTCAGAGTCAATCGTTCCTTTTCCAACGCAATATATGCTTCAAAATCTTTATTTTTGGCGTTTGAATGAAGTTTTACTTTTTTGGCTGTTTGCCCCTTTGCAATCAACTGCTTGGCCTCTGTCAGGGTAATTTTCTTCTTCCCGAATTTCTCAATCGCATTTTTCCAAATGGCGAATTTGCATCCGGACTGATATTCTGAACAACCGTACGCTTTTTCGTATTCAAGAATCTTGCCTTTTTTGCAGGCAGGGCAGATTCCTAATTCTTTTCTCCCGCCGGAAACGCCAGGTTTTATTTTTTTTGTCGACAATCCGGGTTTTGCAGCCGTTTGCTTGCGCTCGCCGGAGTTCAATTTGACTCCTGCAGAAGTTTGAACTTGCGACACCATTGTTTGAATCACTGCTTGCATCTCTTTCATGAACTGCTGGTATGAGCGTTTTCCCTGCTCAATTTCTCCTAGTTTCATTTCCCACTCAGCCGTCATTTGTGGAGATTTCAAGATCTCTACTGGTAAAACCTCGAAAAGCGCCATGCCTTTTTCAGGCGTTGGTCGAAGCAATTTTTTCTCTTCTTTTACATATCCCCGTTTTTTTAATTCGTCAATGATTCCCGCACGTGTTGCGACAGTTCCAATTCCTTCAACTTCTTTGAGAATATCCTTTGCATCTTGATCTTCTACAAACTTTCCCGCATTTGCCATTGCTTTGACAAGTTCTGTCGAGTCATAGCGCTTGGGTGGTTGGGTTTGCTTTGCCATCAGTTTCGCATCTTTGCCATTCACCGTTTCCTGACGTGAAACAAGAGGAAGAATTTTTGCGTTTGGTGTGCCTTCTACTTCCCGCCATCCGATCTGTTTTACGGTTTTTCCGTTTGCAGCAAACGTCTCTCCCTCTACGATCGTAACGACATTTGTGATTTCCCAGATACAGGGCGGAAAAAAGGCTGCGACAAAGCGTTTTACAATCAATTCGTACACATGTTTCTCTTCCGGAGAAAGTTTTTCCAGATGCGGCGTTTTGGCTGTTGGCAGGATCGCTTCGTGATCGGTTGTCTTGGAATCATCAATGAACGTTTTTGCCATAACCCAATTGTTTTGCAACGCTTTTTGCGCAAAAGGATAAATGGATTGCAGCGCCTGCAATCGAGTGGTCACCGTTTTTCCTGTTCCGCTGGCAATGTATCGGCTTGCTGTGCGGGGGTATGTAATCAGTTTGTGTTCGTCATAGAGGGCTTGGGCATATTTCAACGTATTGGACGCAGAATATCCGAATATTTTTCCCGCCGTCCGCTGCAATTCCGTTAAATCGAAAAGTTTGGGATTTCCCTCCTTCTCTTCTTTTGTGGAAAGAGACGTGATTGTCCCTGGCTTTCCCTGGACTTTTTGAAGTATCACGTTTCCTTCGTGCTCTGTTTTAAATCGTTCTTGTTTTTCTCCGTTCCTTTCTTTAAACCAGGCACTTTCATATGTGCCTTTTTTTGCCTCAAACGTAACGGTTAGCGTCCAGTAGTTTTCAGGCTTAAAGTTGAGTATTTCCAGTTCTCGTTGCACCAAAATGGCAAGTGTTGGCGTTTGCACGCGACCGATACTTAAAACATTTTTATAGCCCCCAAACCGAATCGTCATGGCGCGGGTTATATTCATCCCCACCAAGTAATCGGCTTCGGCACGGGATTTTGCCGCACTGGCCAAATTATCGTATGCTTTGCCGCTTTTACGATCCAGGTAAGCTTTACGAAGCCCATCTTCCGTTTGGTCTTTGATCCACATTCGCTCAAACGGCTTTTTGCACCGAATGTAGTTGTAAATGGTTCGAAAAATATGTTCACCTTCCCGCCCGGCATCCGTAGCGACAATAATTTTCTCGGTTTTCGGATCATTGCATAACTTTTTCAGCGTATCCAGCTGTTTTTTGTTATTTGCGTACGTAGCTCCACCTGTAATTTTTAAGGGGATGTTCTCAATATGAAACGGCAGTGTCTCCATTTTCCAGGATTTTAACGATGGATTCACTTCATCCGGTTCCCTTAAAGTGAGAAGATGGCCAAATGCATATGTCACAATATGCTTTTTTCCTTTAAAGTAGCCATCTTTCCTTGCTCCTTTAATCAAACGGTCATATTTGGGATTTGTCATATGATCCGTTTTCAAAATCTCCCCATTTGGGAGTTCGATTTCCCCTAACATCGCAGCGATACCAGTCGCCACACTCGGTTTCTCCGCAAGAATGACGAACACCGAATTCGCACCTCCATGCACGATACGTGTATCAAATGAACCGCGTCTCTTTGATTTTTTTATACCAGTTCAAGATATCACAGGAACTCACAATGTTGTATATCTATATCAAGATTTTATATAGAAAAGTTAGTAAATAAGAGGGATCTTATAGAATCAATGCTGTAAGCGCTTGAATTTGATGCTAAATCATTTATTCACAAAAATTTCACATATAGAAACAGTTGTTTCATTTGGTTTTCTATTTTAAAATACTCGTTAAAACATAATGCATCCGGATCTTTTCAAACGTATATTGATTGTAAAGAGAAATGCGGCTGAAAAAGTCGCACAACAAATAGGAATAGGGGTGCTGAAGATGAAACATGTGATTTCTTTTAGTAAAGGTATGATTCTTGCTGCGATTGCTCTTCCATTGTTGCCGATCCTTGTCGTTAACAGTTACATTGATTTCGATACATTAAGCCAAATGATTGCTCAGTTCTTGTCATAAAAAGAAACTCGTTCGAGTTTCTTTTTTTTTACTATTTTTCTATTCATGAAAAGCCTTTTGCAAAAGTTGTTCGAATGTTTCTTGATCCATTAGGCTCTGGAGTTTCGAAGTATAATTCCAAAGCAAGCGCCGATACTCATTGTCTGAAATGGATCCTTCTTCCATTAATTCTCTCAAACGTTTTATGGAAAATATAATTTTTGCTTCCAGTTCCGGACTCAACGAAATTCCTTCTCTCAATCCATGATGGATACACTTGGATCACGTATATAAGCACATAATATATTTTATGTTAACTAATCAAGAATCCAGACGTATAAATACGTCTAATCCACCGGCTTTGGAAATATTCATTAATATAACCAATTTTCCTCATTTTTTCACCCCTATTTTTGAACCAGCCGTTCGGGACACTCCAAAAAATTTCTCTTCAAACTTTGCATACAAATTGTTACAATATAGAATTGTGATCTTTACACACATGTATTAAAAATTTCTCGGGAAGTTTGAAGGAGATTCTTCATGGAAACAGAACCCAGCTATTTGGTTGAATCAAGAAATCGTTGTAAAGCAGCAGGCCTGGATCCTGCAAAGTTTCCTGTTCCAGCACACGTGCTTTCACATTCCCAATTGATCAGACAGCAGATAAAATATGGTGAAATCCTTTCTGTAGCCAGATTTTTCAGTGACAGAATATTATCTTTGTTAAACAATACGCCGCTCGTTATTTTAATTACAGACGATGCAGGCTATATTCTTGAAATATATGGCGACGAATCGATGAAAATGATGATGGTCCAAACGGGTATCACCATTGGCATTCAAATGAATGAAAAAGATATGGGAACGAATGTAATTTCCCTTTCCCTGCAAGAAAGGAAACCGATTGAAATCATCGGAGACGGTCATTATCATCATTTTCTCCATGATTCGGCATGTTATGGTGTTCCTTTTTCTTTCTCAGACATCAACGGTTTGGCGGGAACTGTAGCAATCATGACATCTGTTCAGTTTCAAAGCCCATTTCCACTGTCTCTTTTATCCAATATGGTAGACTCCATGGAACGGGAAATATTGCTGCGACGGAAAAATCGCACGCAGCATTTACTGACACATATTATGTTAAATACCCTTCGCAGCGGCATCATTATCACAGACAAGTTTGGATCCATTACAGAATTCAATCAATTTGCTGAACAAATCACCTGTTATGAGAAAAAAGATGTCCTGTGTCAGTCTGTATTTTCTTTGGAGCCCATCGGTCAATATTTGTTCGAGGTATTGCGTCAGGGGGAAAAATTTGAAGATGTGGAACTCACAATTACAAATGGAAGTGGCCAAAAATTTATTTTGCTGTTCGATGCATTGCCAATTTATGACGATCATCATGAGTTAATGGGTGCATACGCTCAATTTCGCGATATCACCGATCGTTGTGAACTGGAAAAACAAGTCATCGTTTCAGAAAAGTATTCCGCCATCGGAAAAATGGCCGCCGGTTTTGCTCATGAGATACGCAACCCCCTTACATCCATCATGGGATTCATGCAATTATTAATGGAGCGCGCAAGGAAAACACAACAGGAGATTCCCTATGCAGATATCATGTATCTGGAACTTCAACGTGTAAATAAATTGGTAACCGATTTTGTTCTTATGGCAAAGCCGAGTGTACCGGATCGAAAACTTTGTATTGCCCAAAACGTTCTGACAGAGACGGTTCAATTGATGGAAAGCCAAACCATTCTGAATGGCATCACTCTCGATACCGATTTTCATACGGAGCCGCTTCCGCTTTTTATTGATCCGATTCAAATGAAGCAAGTATTTATTAATGTAATCCAAAATGCGATTGAAGCCATCGGATCGAGGCGAGGCAGGATTGTGGTGTCGTTAAAACAGGACCCGCACACACAATGTGCGGTCATTCAAATTCATGACAATGGCAGCGGAATGACAGAAGATGAAATCAAGCATATCGTGAATCCCTTCTTTACAACAAAAGAAGATGGTTTAGGACTTGGCTTATCTGTTTCTTACCGCATTATTGAAAATCATAAAGGGAAAATTTCGGTTTCTTCAGAAAAAGGCGTCGGAACCCTATTTACCATTCAATTGCCGATTCATCATGCTTCCGATTGTTAAAACAGCCGCAGCAGCGCGATGCCGACAACACCGACAATCATCGTCCACAATGGGCTCTTGGACAGCCAAGCGATACAAAGTGCGACAATGCTCGTCAACCACAGTTTCCAATCCGGATGTCCTGCGGTCCCAGGTTGCAGGACTATGGAAGGCGTGATTAAAGCAGCAAAAACACCGATGGGAACATAATGAAGACCTTGCTCGATTTTGGGCGTAACGCGGATAAAACGCCCCAGCAGAAGTCCTGAAAATCGTACAAGATACGTGGCAAGAGCAGCAAAACCAATGGCAAGAAAAATGGTCATGGATGTCATTCCGAACACACTCCTACAAGAAAAGCGACAAGCGCACCTGCAAACACAGCGCCCGTTGTTCCGAACCAATGATACGCCAGAACCGATGTGACTGCAGCTGCCAATCCTGCGAAAACGTGGCGATGATGCTGCAGCTGAGCGACCAATAAACCAATAAAAGCCCCGATAAAAACAAAATCCAGTCCAAATTGCTTCGGATCGTGAATCAATCCCCCCAGTTCAAATCCAAGCGCCCCACTTGCCAACCAAGAGAAAAATATGGGGCTTGCTGCACCGGCAAAATAACCGGCGTCAACCAGACCGTTTTTGACATTCACCATCGCCATGCTGTAACTCTCATCTGTCAGTCCATGTGACAACCAGGCAAAATGACGTTTGGGAGTCTCGCGCATCGCCCGCCCCAATGACAATCCATAAATGATATAGCGTGCGTTGATCAGTAGAGTGCTTATAAACATCGTCAAAAAAGATGCATCTTGCTTCAAAAGCGTAAGCACGGAAAATTGGGCGGGGCCTGCAAATACAAAAAATGACATGGCAATCGTCTGAACTAGCGTGAGATGTGTTGCATTATTCGCCAGCGCCCCAAAAGCAAGACCATACGCAAACACGTTTAAGGAAAGCGGAACCGTATCAACTGCAGCACGAATAAACTCTTTTCGAAGTGGAGAAGTGTTTTGTGCTATACTTGTGGAAGTATAACTTAACATAATCGTTTGTGCCCCTCTTTGTATGTTATATTATTCAAAATGTATCATATAACATACGATTTTGAGGGTCAAGTGTTTGGTGTATTTACAGAATTTTTCCTACAATTCAATCCAAATATACTATGTAATGTGTGAAAAGATTGGGTTTGGTGATAAAAGATTTGGATCGAGGAGTGTTCAAATGGAGAAAGATTTATCAATGCGAATCGGCCAACGTTTGCGTTTCTATCGACAGCAGCGGAAATTATCGCTGGATGACCTGGCGGAACTGACCGGCGTCAGCAAACCGATGCTTGGACAAATCGAACGCGGCACATCCAATCCGACAGTTGCAACACTTTCAAAAATCGCGTTTGGACTGCAGGTTCCATTCACGGCATTTCTTGTAGAAAATCCGTCTGTAAAAATTTTTCGCGTTGAGGAACAACCTTTATTGCAAGAAGATCACGGCCGTTTTCAAACGTATAATACGTTTGCAGCGCCAGGTGTTCCTCTGGAAACCTTTCGCATCCGTTTGTTGCCAGGCTGCAATCATGATTCCGAGCCTCATGGCTTGGGAGTGATTGAATCCATTACCGTCTATTCCGGGACGCTTACCATCGAAATTGGCGCTGAGACCTGTACGCTGGAACAGGGTGATTCTCTCTCATTTTCCGCAGATACGCATCATGTTTACAAAAATCAAACGGACAACGTATGCGAAATCGCCTTGCAGCTTTTTTATTCTGTCCAGCAATAATCGAAAAAGCAGGAGCAGCAAGCGCCAGAAGCGTTGCTATTCCGCTCCTTTGATTGCCTGCAGCAAATCAAACATATGTGAGATAATCTGCTCGCGAAACGCATCCTTTGTTTCCAGTTCCCCGATTACCGCCACATCTGTCCGATATTCATGCAATAAATCCGCTTGCTCCATTAATTCAAGCAATTGCTCTTTCACCGGTCCCGCGGTTTCGTCCAGCAGCGGATGCACCTGTTTTTTAACCGCTTCCGATAATGTCATATCATGACGGGGCCCGCCATTGCTCTTCAGTAAATTTCTGATGACTTCCAGATGATGTGTTACAGTATCCATCTTTCTATCTTCCCTTTCTGCGTTTACCTGCCTCCCCTATTCTTTCCTGTCTTGCATGGAACATACTTCATTTTCGAATAAAAAACAGCTCAAAATTCCATGTAAAGGCCATTTGAGCTGTTTTTGCCAGTTTAGCAATCGATTAAAATCACCGATACAAACTTTCCTGCAATTCTTTGACATGTGCATTCTCGAGATATTCATCGTAGGTCATCGATCTGTCAATGATTCCGTTCGGAGTGATTTCAATGATCCGATTGGCAATTGTCTGTATTAGTTGATGGTCGTGGGATGCCAGCAAAACGGCTCCCTGGAATTGCATCAGTGCAT
Above is a window of Fodinisporobacter ferrooxydans DNA encoding:
- a CDS encoding ATP-binding protein, which codes for METEPSYLVESRNRCKAAGLDPAKFPVPAHVLSHSQLIRQQIKYGEILSVARFFSDRILSLLNNTPLVILITDDAGYILEIYGDESMKMMMVQTGITIGIQMNEKDMGTNVISLSLQERKPIEIIGDGHYHHFLHDSACYGVPFSFSDINGLAGTVAIMTSVQFQSPFPLSLLSNMVDSMEREILLRRKNRTQHLLTHIMLNTLRSGIIITDKFGSITEFNQFAEQITCYEKKDVLCQSVFSLEPIGQYLFEVLRQGEKFEDVELTITNGSGQKFILLFDALPIYDDHHELMGAYAQFRDITDRCELEKQVIVSEKYSAIGKMAAGFAHEIRNPLTSIMGFMQLLMERARKTQQEIPYADIMYLELQRVNKLVTDFVLMAKPSVPDRKLCIAQNVLTETVQLMESQTILNGITLDTDFHTEPLPLFIDPIQMKQVFINVIQNAIEAIGSRRGRIVVSLKQDPHTQCAVIQIHDNGSGMTEDEIKHIVNPFFTTKEDGLGLGLSVSYRIIENHKGKISVSSEKGVGTLFTIQLPIHHASDC
- a CDS encoding helix-turn-helix domain-containing protein, whose product is MEKDLSMRIGQRLRFYRQQRKLSLDDLAELTGVSKPMLGQIERGTSNPTVATLSKIAFGLQVPFTAFLVENPSVKIFRVEEQPLLQEDHGRFQTYNTFAAPGVPLETFRIRLLPGCNHDSEPHGLGVIESITVYSGTLTIEIGAETCTLEQGDSLSFSADTHHVYKNQTDNVCEIALQLFYSVQQ
- a CDS encoding AzlD domain-containing protein; the protein is MTSMTIFLAIGFAALATYLVRFSGLLLGRFIRVTPKIEQGLHYVPIGVFAALITPSIVLQPGTAGHPDWKLWLTSIVALCIAWLSKSPLWTMIVGVVGIALLRLF
- a CDS encoding AzlC family ABC transporter permease, coding for MLSYTSTSIAQNTSPLRKEFIRAAVDTVPLSLNVFAYGLAFGALANNATHLTLVQTIAMSFFVFAGPAQFSVLTLLKQDASFLTMFISTLLINARYIIYGLSLGRAMRETPKRHFAWLSHGLTDESYSMAMVNVKNGLVDAGYFAGAASPIFFSWLASGALGFELGGLIHDPKQFGLDFVFIGAFIGLLVAQLQHHRHVFAGLAAAVTSVLAYHWFGTTGAVFAGALVAFLVGVCSE